From Neisseria cinerea:
CGAACGGTGCGCGTAGCCTTTAAACATATCAAAGCTCGCGCAGGCTGGGCTGAGCAACACGATATCGCCCGCTTCGGCTTGGGCATATGCCGTCTGAACGGCTTCTTCCAAAGTGGCGCAGTCGGTCATATTCAGACCGCAGCCGTCCAAATCGCGGCGGATTTGCGGAGCATCGACACCAATCAAGAACACACCTTTTGCCTTGCCGGCAAGCGCGTCGCGCAGGGGCGTGAAGTCCTGCCCTTTGCTCATGCCGCCCAAAATCACGAAGAGCGGATTTTGCAAACCGGCAATCGCGGCGGCAGTTGCGCCGACGTTCGTACCTTTACTGTCATCGATGAACACCACGCCGTTTTTCTCGCCGATTTTTTCCACGCGGTGCGGCAGGCCTTGGAAGGTTTTAACGTGTTCGAGCAATGCTTCGCGCTGCAAACCGACAGCTTCGCACAAGGCAACAGCAGCCATAACGTTGGCGGCGTTGTGCAAGCCTTGTAACGGAATGTCTTGTGTGGCAATCAAATCTTCATCGCCTTGTTTCAGGCGGTCTGTCTCGCGTTCCAACCAAAAATCGGCTTGGTGTTCCAACGAAAACCATTTTACCTCGCGCCCGGCGCGCTTCATCGCGCGGCAGAATGCATCGTCCGCATTCAAAACCTGCACGCCATTGCCACGGAAAATCTTATCCTTGGTATGCGCGTAGTCGAGCAAGTCGTCGTAGCGGTCGAGATGGTCTTCGGAGATGTTCAGCACCGTTGCCGCAGTCGGGCACAGGCTTTCGGTATTTTCCAGTTGGAAGCTGGAAAGCTCCAACACCCACACGTCCGCCTTTTTACCTTCACGCTGCAATTCCGCCTCCAAAACCGGCGTACCGATATTGCCCGCGATAACGGTATCCAGCCCGCACTTAATGCAGAGATAGCCGACTAGGCTCGTTACCGTGGTTTTGCCGTTGCTGCCGGTAATCGCAATCACCTTGTCGCCGCGGCGATTCACAATGTCCGCCAGCAATTCGATGTCGCCCAACACACGTCCGCCGTTTTGCTTGAAGGCCTCGATATCCGGCTGCCGCTCGCTGATGCCGGGACTGAGCGCCAGAATATCGAAACCGTTGTCCAACGCATCTTTCAGACGGCCTGTGTAAAACACCAGCCCGTCAAACATCTTGCCGATTTGCGACACGCGCTCGGCTTTCAGCTCCGCATCATAAGCGGCAACCTCCGCGCCGTTTTTGCGCAGATAGGCAATCATGGAAATACCCGTACCGCCGAGTCCGGCGACGAGGATTTTTTTGTTTTCAAGCGTCATTTTGGTTTTGTCCTAAGTTTTTCAGACGGCCTTAACTAGCGAATTCCTTAAAAAAGCTATTTACACCGTAGCTACCCAAAATCTGCTGCAATTCCGGTGCACGTACCCAAGGATCAACCGCCATCGGCGGCATAGGTGGTTCGATACCGTCTTCGTTTTGGTTACGGCACCAATCTGCCATGGCAAAAACTTGGATCAAAACAGGTTCGGCAAGTGCTTTGTCGATGTCCAGTTCGCTCATGGCTTGGGCAAAGCAGGCAATCCATTCGTTGCGGACTTGTATATTGACGGCAAAAGGCATATGGCGGAAGCGCAGTTGGGGATGACCGTATTTTTCGACAAAGAGTTGTGGGCCACCGAGCCAGCCGCTAAAAAATTCGTAGAGCTTTTCGCGTATCAGGGTCATGTCTTCACCATGCATTTGACGCAAGGCTTGGTATTGCGGCTCCAGCTCCATCAAATCGTAGAAACGGTCAGTCAGGGTGCGGATGCCGTCTGCGCCGCCAAAGGCTTGGTACATTGTTTTCTCCTTCAGGCCGTCTGAAAATATTAGCGGATTTTGAGGGTACTCAAGCCGATTAACACCAAGACGATGGTGATAATCCAAAAGCGGACGACGACTTGGGTTTCTTTCCAGCCTTTTTGTTCGTAGTGGTGGTGGATGGGTGCCATCAGGAAAATGCGTTTTTTGGTTTTCTTATACCAGCCGACCTGAAGCATAACGGACACGGCTTCTACGACGAACAGACCGCCCATAATCACTAAAACAAATTCTTGACGGACGATGACGGCAACGGTACCGAGCGCGGCACCCAATGCCAGCGCGCCGACATCGCCCATAAAGACTTGCGCGGGATAGGCGTTGAACCACAAAAATCCGAGGCACGCGCCGCACATGGCGGTGCAGAATATAGCGACTTCGTTCGCACCGGCGACATAGGGAAGCTGGAGGTATTGGGAAAATTGGTAGTGTCCGCTGACGTAGGCGAAAATGGCAAGCCCGGCGGCAACGAGGACGACGGGGAAGGCGGCAAGGCCGTCCAAGCCGTCGGTAAGGTTGACGGCGTTGGATGTGCCGACGATGGTCAGGTAAGACAACACTAAAAAGCCGACAACGCCCAGCGGTAGGGCGATTTGTTTAAAGAACGGGACAATCAAAATATTGTTGGCGGAATTAGCGGCAAGGTAAAACAATGCCAAACCGGCGATAATGGCAACGCTTGACTGCCACACCATTTTGAATTTGGCGGACACTCCGTTGGGGTCTTTATAAACGACTTTGCGCCAGTCGTCGTAAAAACCGAGCGCACCGGTGGCAAGCAGTACGCCCAAGAGAATCCAGATATACGGGTTCGCCCAGTTACCCCACAACAGGGTGGACACGGTAATAGCGGTCAGAATCAGCGAACCGCCCATCGTCGGCGTGCCGTTTTTGACGAGGTGGGTTTGCGGGCCGTCGGTACGCACTGCCTGCCCGCATTTGAGCGCGGTCAGCCTGCGTATCGTCCACGGGCCGAACATCAGGGAAAACGCCAAGGCGGTCAACGCTGCCATGACGGCGCGGAATGTGGTGTATTGAAAAATATTCAAACCGGTTAACCAGTTGCTGAAATGTGCGAGCCATAAAAACATGGGGCTTCCTTTTTTTGTTTTTGTCGTTACATGGGCTTGCGCCCGTTTGAGGTTTGCTTGCCGTCCGGCAAGGTTTCAGACGGCGTGTGGCGATTATCGGGCAGGGACTTTCTCAATCACGCAAATCGGGTAACTCCCCGGATTTTTGCCGCCGCCCAAGTCTAAACATAAATCTTCATAAAGATACGCCTGCGTCCGCATTCCGGCATAAAACGCGCCGACCAGCGCGGCAATCAGCAATAAGGCTTTAAAAAAATGTCGGCTTTTCATTTTCAGACGGCCTCTTTATCCGTCAGTGCCTCGGCCACTTCTTCCATCTGCATAAAACGCGAACCTTTCACCAATACGGTGGCGCGTTCGGGCAAATCGTGGCTCAACACTTGAATCAACGGGTCTTTGGCGGCGAACCACAAACCGTCCGCGCCAAACGTTTCCGCCGCTTCGACGCTATTGTCGCCGACAAAATAAGCCGCTTCGATGCCTTGGTCGCGAGCATACGCGCCGACTTCGGCGTGCATGGCGGCGGCTTCGTCCTCACCCAGTTCGCCCATATCGCCCATCACGAAAATACGCGGCGCAGGCATACGCGCCAACACGTCAATTGCTGCCCTCATGCTGTCGGGGTTCGCGTTGTACGTATCGTCAATCAGGGTCGCGCCCTTGATGCCGGCTTTGACGTTCAGACGGCCTTTGATGTTGCTGAAGCCTTGCAAACCTTCCGCCACATCGTTCAAACTCAAACCTGCCGCCAAAGCCAGCGCGGCGGCAGCGGCGGCGTTGTGGACATTGTGGCGACCGGGAACGGGCAGTACCACGGCGGCGCGTTCGTTTCCGCACACCAAATCAAATTCGCACGACAAAGGTTTCAGCACGATGTTTTCCGCGTGAACATCGCCGCTATCGATGCCGAAAGTGCGCGTATTCAAATTAAGCGTTGCCGTTTTGAAGACAGCCATATTGGCATCTTCTTGAGGAATCAGTGCAATGCCGTCTGAACATAAGCCTTGGTAAATCTCGCTTTTCGCTTTGGCAATATCGCCCACTCCGTCGAAACCGCAGCCGACATGGGCGCGCATGGCGTTGTTGACCAATGCGGCATCAGGTTTGGCGATTTGCGTTAAAACCGCCAGTTCGCCGAAATGGTTCATGCCCATTTCAATCACGGCATAGCGGTGTTTTTCGTTTAATTTCAATAAAGTCAGCGGCAGCCCGATATGGTTGTTGAAATTACCCTCAGTCGCCAACACGGCATCATCGCCGAAACGGCGGCGCAATACCGCAGCCAGCATCTCCTTCACCGTCGTCTTGCCGCCCGAGCCGGTAATGCCGAACACAAACGGATTCACATTCTCACGCCACGCCTTTGCCAGCGTTTGCAATGCGGCAAGTGTGTCATCAACTTTCAACGCGCCATCCATTGCAACGCAGTCTTCGCGCGAAACCACAACCGCCGCCGCACCCGCCGCCAATACGTCTTCAACAAAATCATGAGCATCAAACCGCTCGCCCGCCAATGCGAAAAACACATCGCCCGCGCGGATGTCGCGGCTGTCGGTTACGATGCGCGACACGGATTTATTTTCAGACGGCATCGGAAGGTTGAGGGCTTGGCAGATGAAATTTAAATCTAGTGGTTTCATGATTTCTTCCATTTGTTTTTTCAGATGGTTTTAATTAAGACCGCCTGAGTATTTTTGATATGGCCTATCCCAGCTCTGCCAATGCTTTTTCTGCGATTTCAAAATCAGAGAAATGGTGCTTCACGCCTTGTACATCCTGATAGTTTTCATGCCCTTTACCGGCAATCAGAATGATGTCGTTTTCGGCGGCGCGTTCGACTGCATAACGGATGGCGGCGGCGCGGTCAGCTTCGACGCATTCGGGCGCGGGCACGGCGGGCAGGATATCGTTGATGATGTCTTGCGGATTTTCCAAACGCGGGTTGTCGCTGGTGACGACGACTTTATCCGCGCCCTGTACGGCTGCTGTACCCATCAGCGGGCGTTTACCGCGATCGCGGTTGCCGCCACAGCCGAATACGCACCACAAAGCCGCGCCCTGTGGTTTGATTTCCTGCAAAGTGGAGAGTGCTTTTTCTAATGCGTCGGGCGTGTGGGCGTAATCGACAACGACCAAGGGCTTGCCGCTGTTCATGATGCAGTCCATGCGGCCTGAGGCGGGACGGATTTTTGCCAGCACATCCAATACTTTATCAAGCGGATAACCGTTAGCACAAAGCAAGGCGATGCAGGCAGCGAGGTTTTGCGCGTTGAAGCGTCCGAGCAGGCGCGTGCGACAGCGGCCTTCGCCCCTCGGCGTTTGAAATACGGCCTCCATGCCGTCTGAAGAGGCTGTGAAATGAACAATGCGGATGTCTGCGTGTTCGCTGAAGCCGTAGCCGTAAACGGCCAAATCGGGGCAGTCTTTTTTCAGACGACCTATGAGTTCTGCGCCGTATTCGTCATCCACGTTGATAATGGCGTGTTTCAAGCCGTGCCAGTAAAACAGGCGCGACTTGATGGCACCATAGGCTTCCATCGTGCCGTGGTAGTCGAGGTGGTCTCGGGTGAGGTTGGTGAAGATTGCGCTGCGGAATGGCACGCCGTTGACGCGCGACTGGTCAAGACCGTGGCTGGAGACTTCCATCGCGGCGGCTGTTGCGCCTTGTTGACGGAAACGGTAGAGCAGGGTTTGGACATCGACGGGAGCGGGGGTGGTGTGCGTGGTTTCTTCCAATGCGCCCCAAAAGCCGTTGCCGACCGTGCCGATAATGGCGGTTTTTTCTCCCAACAAATCGGTGGCTTGCGCCAGCCATTGTGTGATGGAGGTTTTGCCGTTGGTGCCGGTTACGCCCCAGACTTTGAGGTCGTCTGAAACATTGCCATAAACTTGCGCCGCCAACATGCCGGCACGGTGTTTCAAATCTTTGATGCCTTGATTGGGGACTTTCCATTCGGGATTCCACGCGAATTTGCCGTCGTCGTCCCAAAAAACAAAAGCCGCGCCGTTGGCAATGGCTGCGGGGATATAACTGCGGCCGTCCGTATATTCGCCCTGACAGGCAACGAAAATATCACCTTGTTTAATTTGACGGCTGTCTGAATGCAACAAACGCCCTGCTGCGTTTGCACACAGCAGAGGCGGAATGTTGGTTTCAGCTAAAGGGGTTAACTTGCTGAACATAAAATAATCTCGTTGATACTCGGATTAAGACGGTGTTTTGACGGCTGCAACATTGATCAGAGGCTTGGTCGGGGAAACGCCCAAGATATTCAGGCTGCCGCCCATGACTTGTTTGAAGACCGGACCTGCCACTACGCCGCCGTAGTAACCATTTACAGTCGGTTCGTCAATGGTTACCGCTACAATCACACGCGGATTTTTAGCCGGGGCAAAACCAATGAAAGTGGCAACGTGTTTGTTATCAACGTAACGTCCCTTGATAAACTTACGCGCCGTACCGGTTTTTGCGCCGACGTCGAAACCATCTACCGCCCCGGCAGTACCTGTACCACCTGGTTCGGTTACAGAAACCATCAACTCACGCACCTGACGTGCGGTCGATGCTTTAAATATACGTTTGCCTTGCGGCGCAACCGCCTGCTTCTCAAAGCTGACCGGCAACAAAACACCGTCATGTGTCAACACGGTATAAGCCCGTGCCAATTGCAGCAGGCTCAACTGCAGACCATAACCGAAAGACATGGTTGCCTGTTCGATAGGCCGCCATTTTTGCCAATTGCGCAACGCGCCCGCACTTTCTCCCGGAAAACCGGAATGCATACGCACACCGATACCCAACTCATGATACAAATCATACATTTCTTTCGAACTGAATCGTGCAGACAGTTTGCTTGTACCGACATTGGAAGATTTCTGCATGATACCGCGCACATCCAAAGAAGGATAAACATGGGTATCGCGCACCTGAGCTGGACCAATTTTATAAGGCTGCGTATTCAACCTCTCGTTCAAATTGGTTTTATCCGCATCCAGTGCTTTCGCAATGACAAACGGCTTTATCGCCGAACCAGGCTCGATCATGTCGGTAACGGCACGGTTACGCCTCTGTTCGCTGTCTGCCTGACCGGGTTTGTTGGGCTCATAGGCAGGCGTATTGACCAAGGCAAGGATTTCCCCAGTACGGGCATCCAACACTACCACTGTTCCGGCTTTTGCCTGATGGTATTCGACCGCCTTATTCAACTCTTCATAAGCCAAAGTCTGAATCCTCTGATCCAGAGAAAGAATAATGTCTTTGCCGTTTTGCGGAGCTTTATTACGCGGAGAATCCAAACTGTCCACAATATTGCCTTCCCGATCCCTCAATACGACTTCCGCACCTTCTTCAGCATGCAAACTGTCTTCAAGCGAAAGTTCCAAACCTTCCTGACCTTTGCCGTCAATATCGGTAAATCCGATGACATGTGCAAAAAGGTTGCCCATCGGGTAATGGCGTTTTAATTCCTTTTGAAATGCAAAATGTTTCAAA
This genomic window contains:
- the murD gene encoding UDP-N-acetylmuramoyl-L-alanine--D-glutamate ligase, translating into MTLENKKILVAGLGGTGISMIAYLRKNGAEVAAYDAELKAERVSQIGKMFDGLVFYTGRLKDALDNGFDILALSPGISERQPDIEAFKQNGGRVLGDIELLADIVNRRGDKVIAITGSNGKTTVTSLVGYLCIKCGLDTVIAGNIGTPVLEAELQREGKKADVWVLELSSFQLENTESLCPTAATVLNISEDHLDRYDDLLDYAHTKDKIFRGNGVQVLNADDAFCRAMKRAGREVKWFSLEHQADFWLERETDRLKQGDEDLIATQDIPLQGLHNAANVMAAVALCEAVGLQREALLEHVKTFQGLPHRVEKIGEKNGVVFIDDSKGTNVGATAAAIAGLQNPLFVILGGMSKGQDFTPLRDALAGKAKGVFLIGVDAPQIRRDLDGCGLNMTDCATLEEAVQTAYAQAEAGDIVLLSPACASFDMFKGYAHRSEVFIEAFKAL
- a CDS encoding group II truncated hemoglobin, translated to MYQAFGGADGIRTLTDRFYDLMELEPQYQALRQMHGEDMTLIREKLYEFFSGWLGGPQLFVEKYGHPQLRFRHMPFAVNIQVRNEWIACFAQAMSELDIDKALAEPVLIQVFAMADWCRNQNEDGIEPPMPPMAVDPWVRAPELQQILGSYGVNSFFKEFAS
- the mraY gene encoding phospho-N-acetylmuramoyl-pentapeptide-transferase, translating into MFLWLAHFSNWLTGLNIFQYTTFRAVMAALTALAFSLMFGPWTIRRLTALKCGQAVRTDGPQTHLVKNGTPTMGGSLILTAITVSTLLWGNWANPYIWILLGVLLATGALGFYDDWRKVVYKDPNGVSAKFKMVWQSSVAIIAGLALFYLAANSANNILIVPFFKQIALPLGVVGFLVLSYLTIVGTSNAVNLTDGLDGLAAFPVVLVAAGLAIFAYVSGHYQFSQYLQLPYVAGANEVAIFCTAMCGACLGFLWFNAYPAQVFMGDVGALALGAALGTVAVIVRQEFVLVIMGGLFVVEAVSVMLQVGWYKKTKKRIFLMAPIHHHYEQKGWKETQVVVRFWIITIVLVLIGLSTLKIR
- a CDS encoding UDP-N-acetylmuramoyl-tripeptide--D-alanyl-D-alanine ligase; protein product: MKPLDLNFICQALNLPMPSENKSVSRIVTDSRDIRAGDVFFALAGERFDAHDFVEDVLAAGAAAVVVSREDCVAMDGALKVDDTLAALQTLAKAWRENVNPFVFGITGSGGKTTVKEMLAAVLRRRFGDDAVLATEGNFNNHIGLPLTLLKLNEKHRYAVIEMGMNHFGELAVLTQIAKPDAALVNNAMRAHVGCGFDGVGDIAKAKSEIYQGLCSDGIALIPQEDANMAVFKTATLNLNTRTFGIDSGDVHAENIVLKPLSCEFDLVCGNERAAVVLPVPGRHNVHNAAAAAALALAAGLSLNDVAEGLQGFSNIKGRLNVKAGIKGATLIDDTYNANPDSMRAAIDVLARMPAPRIFVMGDMGELGEDEAAAMHAEVGAYARDQGIEAAYFVGDNSVEAAETFGADGLWFAAKDPLIQVLSHDLPERATVLVKGSRFMQMEEVAEALTDKEAV
- a CDS encoding UDP-N-acetylmuramoyl-L-alanyl-D-glutamate--2,6-diaminopimelate ligase, whose amino-acid sequence is MFSKLTPLAETNIPPLLCANAAGRLLHSDSRQIKQGDIFVACQGEYTDGRSYIPAAIANGAAFVFWDDDGKFAWNPEWKVPNQGIKDLKHRAGMLAAQVYGNVSDDLKVWGVTGTNGKTSITQWLAQATDLLGEKTAIIGTVGNGFWGALEETTHTTPAPVDVQTLLYRFRQQGATAAAMEVSSHGLDQSRVNGVPFRSAIFTNLTRDHLDYHGTMEAYGAIKSRLFYWHGLKHAIINVDDEYGAELIGRLKKDCPDLAVYGYGFSEHADIRIVHFTASSDGMEAVFQTPRGEGRCRTRLLGRFNAQNLAACIALLCANGYPLDKVLDVLAKIRPASGRMDCIMNSGKPLVVVDYAHTPDALEKALSTLQEIKPQGAALWCVFGCGGNRDRGKRPLMGTAAVQGADKVVVTSDNPRLENPQDIINDILPAVPAPECVEADRAAAIRYAVERAAENDIILIAGKGHENYQDVQGVKHHFSDFEIAEKALAELG
- a CDS encoding peptidoglycan D,D-transpeptidase FtsI family protein; this encodes MLIKSEYKPRMLSKEEQVKKPLTSDGRISFVLLAMAVLFAGLIVRGLYLQTVTYNFLKDQGDNQIVRTQVLPATRGTIEDRNGAVLALSAPTESLYAVPKDMEEMPTAAQLEHLSKLIDVPVDVLRSKLDQKNKSFIWIKRQLDHKLAEEVEALGLKHFAFQKELKRHYPMGNLFAHVIGFTDIDGKGQEGLELSLEDSLHAEEGAEVVLRDREGNIVDSLDSPRNKAPQNGKDIILSLDQRIQTLAYEELNKAVEYHQAKAGTVVVLDARTGEILALVNTPAYEPNKPGQADSEQRRNRAVTDMIEPGSAIKPFVIAKALDADKTNLNERLNTQPYKIGPAQVRDTHVYPSLDVRGIMQKSSNVGTSKLSARFSSKEMYDLYHELGIGVRMHSGFPGESAGALRNWQKWRPIEQATMSFGYGLQLSLLQLARAYTVLTHDGVLLPVSFEKQAVAPQGKRIFKASTARQVRELMVSVTEPGGTGTAGAVDGFDVGAKTGTARKFIKGRYVDNKHVATFIGFAPAKNPRVIVAVTIDEPTVNGYYGGVVAGPVFKQVMGGSLNILGVSPTKPLINVAAVKTPS